The following coding sequences are from one Arthrobacter crystallopoietes window:
- a CDS encoding DUF5058 family protein, protein MSPTTSSIVSAAGESTDILAIANMPVLWICAAGVFAVILIQSVIYMKAARKAAPAAEITGPELKTAFRSGAIAAIGPSLAVVMVAIALLAVFGTPAVLVRIGLIGSAAYETGAASIAAGSAGAELGGPTYTQNVFAIAFFAMSMGGAMWMLATLILTPLMKRGGTKLAKVNPAAMSIVPGAALLGAFIALGVAEVPKSMIHVYALLTSAAVMGLCAAVGRSRKRAWLREWGLGFAIVAGLVVAYMAHTAGTPVA, encoded by the coding sequence ATGTCACCCACAACTTCCAGCATTGTCTCCGCCGCCGGCGAATCCACTGACATTCTGGCCATCGCCAACATGCCAGTGCTGTGGATCTGCGCAGCCGGCGTCTTTGCCGTGATCCTTATCCAGTCCGTCATCTATATGAAGGCCGCCCGCAAAGCCGCCCCGGCGGCCGAGATCACCGGCCCGGAACTCAAGACCGCCTTTCGGTCCGGTGCGATTGCCGCCATCGGCCCGTCCCTCGCCGTCGTCATGGTGGCCATTGCGCTGCTGGCCGTCTTTGGTACGCCTGCCGTGCTGGTCCGGATCGGCTTGATCGGCTCGGCCGCCTACGAGACCGGCGCGGCGAGCATCGCAGCCGGTAGCGCCGGGGCCGAACTCGGCGGACCGACTTACACCCAGAACGTCTTCGCCATCGCCTTCTTTGCCATGAGCATGGGCGGCGCGATGTGGATGCTTGCCACTCTGATCCTGACTCCGTTGATGAAGCGCGGCGGTACCAAGCTGGCCAAGGTCAACCCGGCGGCCATGTCCATTGTCCCCGGCGCCGCGCTGCTCGGTGCGTTCATCGCCTTGGGCGTCGCCGAGGTGCCCAAGTCCATGATCCACGTCTATGCACTGCTCACGTCCGCCGCCGTCATGGGCCTGTGCGCGGCAGTCGGCCGTAGCCGGAAGCGCGCCTGGCTGCGCGAATGGGGCCTGGGTTTCGCCATCGTCGCCGGTCTTGTGGTGGCCTACATGGCGCACACCGCCGGAACCCCCGTCGCCTGA
- a CDS encoding amidohydrolase, translated as MTNTLDAVEQTGGLALTQQQQSELHELYRHLHAHPELSMQEHRTAEFIEQQLDGLGIENFRCGGTGVIGVLRNGNGPVVGFRADTDGLPIKEDTGLEYASTDTGILPDGAEVPVMHGCGHDTHTAVLLTVARMFAESREAWAGTLVLIFQPGEETAAGAAAMVADGLWERAPKPEIVYGQHVMPGLAGTVSLSVGSAMAMADSLKVTVHGRQSHGSQPQDSIDPVVLGAHMVVRLQTIVSRELDPRQAAVVTVGTFHGGLKENIIPAYAEFTLNIRTFDDGVRAQVLAAVRRIISAEAAASGAPEPEIEELYTFPACYNEPAEAEGLAEVLRGAVGQDAVSVVPALMGSEDFGHLAAAIDVPAVYWFFGGHSAEVVNGEGPVPMNHSPFFAPVMEPTLSTGVKAAVAALQSRLGR; from the coding sequence ATGACCAACACCCTCGACGCCGTGGAACAGACCGGCGGGCTTGCCCTCACGCAACAGCAGCAGTCGGAGCTGCACGAACTCTACCGGCACCTCCACGCCCACCCGGAACTGTCCATGCAGGAGCACCGGACGGCGGAATTCATCGAGCAGCAGCTGGACGGGCTGGGCATCGAGAACTTCCGCTGCGGCGGCACCGGTGTGATTGGCGTACTGCGCAACGGCAACGGCCCGGTGGTCGGCTTCCGCGCCGACACCGACGGCCTGCCGATCAAGGAAGATACGGGTCTGGAGTATGCCAGCACGGACACCGGCATCCTGCCGGACGGCGCCGAGGTCCCGGTGATGCACGGCTGCGGCCACGACACCCACACCGCGGTGCTGCTGACCGTGGCCCGCATGTTCGCGGAGTCCCGAGAGGCGTGGGCCGGTACCTTGGTCCTGATCTTCCAGCCCGGTGAGGAGACCGCCGCCGGTGCGGCCGCCATGGTGGCTGACGGACTGTGGGAGCGCGCGCCGAAACCGGAAATCGTCTACGGCCAGCACGTCATGCCCGGGCTTGCCGGGACGGTCTCGCTCTCGGTCGGCAGTGCCATGGCCATGGCAGACTCGCTCAAGGTCACCGTGCACGGCCGCCAGTCCCACGGCTCGCAGCCGCAGGATTCCATCGATCCGGTCGTCCTGGGCGCCCACATGGTGGTTCGGCTGCAGACAATCGTCTCGCGCGAACTGGATCCCCGGCAGGCTGCCGTGGTCACCGTCGGCACTTTCCACGGCGGATTGAAAGAGAACATCATCCCCGCGTATGCGGAGTTCACCCTGAACATCCGCACCTTCGACGACGGTGTCCGTGCCCAGGTGCTGGCCGCGGTGCGGCGCATCATCTCGGCCGAGGCCGCCGCCTCCGGAGCGCCCGAGCCGGAGATCGAGGAGCTGTACACCTTCCCTGCCTGCTACAACGAGCCGGCCGAGGCCGAAGGCTTGGCCGAGGTGTTGCGGGGCGCAGTCGGGCAGGATGCGGTCTCCGTCGTGCCGGCGCTGATGGGCAGCGAGGACTTCGGCCATCTGGCCGCAGCCATCGATGTGCCGGCCGTGTACTGGTTCTTCGGCGGCCACTCCGCGGAAGTGGTGAACGGCGAGGGGCCGGTTCCGATGAACCATTCGCCGTTCTTTGCGCCGGTCATGGAGCCCACGCTCTCCACGGGCGTCAAGGCCGCTGTGGCAGCTTTGCAGTCGCGGCTGGGCCGCTAA